One part of the Sciurus carolinensis chromosome 6, mSciCar1.2, whole genome shotgun sequence genome encodes these proteins:
- the LOC124986386 gene encoding cytochrome c oxidase subunit 7C, mitochondrial-like, which yields MLATSLAPIAFAMLSSAILGQSIRRFTTLVVCQSHYEKGPGKNLPFSVENKWRLLVMMTLYFGSGFVAPFFIVRHQLLKK from the exons atgttggccacaAGCTTAGCACCAATagcttttgcaatgttgag CAGTGCCATCTTGGGACAGAGCATTCGGAGGTTCACCACTTTGGTGGTCTGTCAGAGCCACTATGAGAAGGGCCCCGGGAAGAATTTGCCATTTTCAGTGGAAAATAAGTGGCGCTTATTGGTTATGATGACCTTATACTTTGGATCAGGTTTTGTTGCACCTTTCTTTATAGTAAGACACCAACTGCTTAAGAAATAG